One genomic window of Acidobacteriota bacterium includes the following:
- a CDS encoding TetR/AcrR family transcriptional regulator, which produces MARTANPKTRDSLMEAAFGLIRQKGLAATSVDEICAAAGVSKGAFFHYFASKDALAAEAAYHWSAVTEPFFAGADYHAPEDPLDRVLGYIDLRRAMTDGEIAEFTCFVGTMVQEAWTTSPAVQAAAWDSMSRHADALVPDIEAARRARGITGDWTARSLALHMVSVVQGAFILAKASGDRALAGDSIGHLRRYVEHLFAPASPAGALRKGN; this is translated from the coding sequence ATGGCCCGGACGGCGAACCCCAAAACCCGCGACAGCCTGATGGAGGCGGCCTTCGGGCTGATCCGGCAGAAGGGCCTGGCGGCGACGAGCGTGGACGAAATCTGCGCGGCGGCCGGCGTGTCGAAGGGGGCCTTCTTCCACTACTTCGCGAGCAAGGACGCGCTGGCCGCCGAGGCGGCGTATCACTGGTCTGCGGTGACCGAGCCGTTCTTTGCGGGGGCCGACTATCACGCGCCGGAAGATCCGCTCGACCGGGTGCTGGGCTATATCGACCTGCGCCGCGCGATGACCGACGGAGAGATTGCCGAGTTCACCTGCTTTGTCGGCACGATGGTGCAGGAAGCCTGGACGACGAGCCCGGCGGTGCAGGCGGCGGCGTGGGACAGCATGTCCCGGCACGCCGATGCGCTGGTGCCCGACATCGAAGCGGCGCGGCGTGCGCGCGGCATCACGGGCGACTGGACCGCCCGCAGCCTTGCCCTGCACATGGTGAGCGTGGTGCAGGGCGCCTTCATTCTTGCCAAGGCGAGCGGCGACCGCGCGCTGGCCGGCGACAGCATCGGCCACCTGCGCCGGTATGTTGAACACCTGTTTGCGCCGGCCAGCCCGGCTGGCGCCCTCCGCAAAGGAAATTGA
- a CDS encoding SRPBCC family protein, whose translation MTGTVRLHRVLTAPPEKVFRAFVEADAIASWLPPFGFTCTVHELEARKGGKHKMSFRNFTTGGSHSFGGEYLEFEPGKKLVYTDRFDDPNMPGEMTVTVTLKAVPSGTDMTIVQDGIPDMIPVDGCYIGWQECLQKFGRLVEPDINM comes from the coding sequence ATGACCGGAACCGTTCGCCTGCACCGCGTGCTGACTGCCCCGCCCGAGAAGGTGTTCCGCGCCTTCGTGGAAGCCGATGCGATTGCCAGCTGGCTGCCGCCTTTCGGCTTCACATGCACCGTACACGAACTGGAGGCGCGCAAGGGCGGCAAGCACAAGATGTCGTTCCGCAACTTCACGACCGGGGGAAGCCATTCTTTCGGCGGTGAATACCTCGAATTCGAGCCCGGGAAGAAACTGGTGTACACGGACAGGTTCGACGATCCGAACATGCCGGGCGAAATGACCGTGACGGTGACGCTGAAGGCCGTGCCGTCCGGCACTGACATGACCATCGTGCAGGACGGCATCCCGGACATGATCCCGGTCGATGGATGTTACATCGGCTGGCAGGAATGCCTTCAGAAGTTCGGCCGGCTGGTCGAGCCCGACATCAACATGTGA
- a CDS encoding dihydrofolate reductase — protein MRKTTILEHVSLDGIIQAPGGPEEDRDGGFAYGGWSAPHDDPAGGEAIEAAHGERFDLLIGRRTYDIWAGYWPQAEGPMADQINGATKYVATHRPESLAWGPAEAVGADLAAQVRRIKASAGPDLIVWGSSSLTSPLISEGLADEVILMIFPVLIGTGKRLFGGGAAPSELKLIRSRTGESGVTVNTYTPAGPVRTGSY, from the coding sequence ATGCGCAAGACCACAATTCTCGAACACGTCTCGCTGGACGGCATCATCCAGGCGCCCGGCGGGCCGGAGGAAGACCGCGATGGCGGCTTTGCCTATGGCGGCTGGTCCGCGCCGCATGACGACCCCGCAGGCGGCGAGGCGATCGAGGCGGCGCATGGCGAACGGTTCGACCTGCTGATCGGACGGCGGACGTATGACATCTGGGCCGGGTACTGGCCGCAGGCGGAAGGTCCGATGGCGGACCAGATCAACGGCGCCACGAAATATGTGGCGACGCACCGGCCGGAGAGCCTGGCCTGGGGGCCTGCGGAAGCGGTGGGCGCAGACCTGGCGGCGCAGGTGCGGCGCATCAAGGCATCCGCCGGGCCGGACCTGATCGTGTGGGGCAGCTCGTCGCTGACCTCGCCGCTGATCAGTGAAGGGCTCGCCGATGAGGTGATCCTGATGATCTTTCCTGTACTCATCGGCACGGGCAAGCGCCTGTTCGGCGGGGGCGCCGCGCCTTCCGAACTGAAACTGATCCGTAGCCGGACGGGCGAATCCGGCGTGACGGTCAATACCTACACCCCTGCCGGTCCTGTGCGGACCGGTTCCTACTGA
- a CDS encoding SRPBCC family protein, protein MTDTKTRSAAKFVLEIDRVLDAPVKNVWRCWTEPKLMEEWFCPKPWRATEIAIDLRPGGEMTSVFRGPDGEAFPNAGVFLEVDPMRRLVSTDAFRAGWVPADQAFMTTEVLLEDAGGGRTHFIWRALHWNEESMKQHEAMGFEQGWGAATDQLEALAKSL, encoded by the coding sequence ATGACCGATACAAAGACAAGGAGCGCCGCGAAGTTCGTGCTCGAGATTGACCGTGTGCTGGACGCGCCGGTGAAGAATGTCTGGCGCTGCTGGACCGAGCCGAAGCTGATGGAGGAATGGTTCTGCCCGAAGCCGTGGCGCGCGACGGAGATTGCCATCGACCTGCGGCCCGGCGGCGAGATGACTTCGGTGTTTCGCGGGCCGGACGGCGAGGCCTTCCCGAATGCCGGGGTTTTCCTGGAAGTGGATCCGATGCGCCGGCTGGTGTCGACGGATGCCTTCCGGGCGGGCTGGGTGCCGGCGGATCAGGCCTTCATGACGACCGAAGTATTGCTTGAGGATGCCGGCGGCGGGCGCACGCATTTCATCTGGCGGGCGCTGCACTGGAACGAGGAATCGATGAAGCAGCACGAGGCGATGGGCTTCGAACAAGGCTGGGGCGCCGCGACCGACCAGCTTGAAGCGCTGGCGAAAAGCCTGTAA
- a CDS encoding antibiotic biosynthesis monooxygenase, with the protein MIIIVGHVITRPETAARITELCIEHSRRSRAEPGCIAHNVHVDCEDPSRLVFVEQWTDAEALKAHFAVPESIAFVREVRALAAARTEMKVFEAQEASPGKR; encoded by the coding sequence ATGATCATCATTGTCGGCCACGTCATCACCAGGCCGGAAACGGCGGCGCGCATCACCGAACTTTGCATTGAGCACAGCCGGCGGTCGCGCGCCGAGCCGGGATGTATCGCGCACAATGTGCATGTGGATTGCGAGGACCCGTCGCGGCTGGTGTTTGTCGAGCAATGGACGGACGCCGAGGCGCTGAAGGCGCACTTTGCGGTGCCGGAGAGCATTGCCTTCGTGCGCGAGGTGCGGGCGCTGGCGGCGGCGCGCACCGAGATGAAAGTGTTCGAGGCGCAGGAAGCATCGCCCGGCAAGCGCTAG
- a CDS encoding alpha/beta hydrolase, with the protein MTSEVTSEAWDFGRGLAGYVWRSPAAKAKLLLAHGYGEYAERYVEHYHRLIPRLTAAGFDVYAFDLQGHGRSPGARGVTDMRRAVDDHLAARAALAKDGGPVFLFGHSLGGLVTAASVAQSPDGAAGAVLSAPAILVELGGALKAVAGLMSAVAPAARLTPPIAPASLSRIPEEVAAYTSDPMICLEAPPARLGATAIAVSEAGWRRYGDWTVPVLVVHGAKDAATPAKGSQRFFDLVKSDDKTLEIFPEGYHELLNDLDRDAALALILGWLEARRPR; encoded by the coding sequence ATGACAAGCGAAGTGACGTCAGAAGCCTGGGATTTCGGACGCGGGCTGGCCGGCTATGTGTGGCGCAGCCCGGCGGCGAAGGCGAAACTGCTGCTGGCGCATGGGTACGGCGAGTATGCCGAACGCTACGTGGAGCATTATCACCGGCTGATCCCGCGCCTGACGGCGGCGGGTTTCGACGTCTACGCCTTCGACCTGCAGGGACACGGACGATCGCCCGGCGCGCGCGGCGTCACCGACATGCGCCGCGCCGTGGACGACCATCTCGCGGCGCGGGCGGCGCTGGCGAAGGATGGCGGGCCGGTCTTCCTGTTCGGCCATTCGCTCGGCGGGCTGGTGACCGCGGCAAGTGTCGCGCAGTCGCCGGACGGCGCGGCCGGCGCGGTGCTCAGCGCCCCGGCGATCCTTGTCGAACTCGGCGGCGCGCTGAAGGCGGTGGCCGGGCTGATGTCGGCGGTCGCGCCCGCCGCGCGGCTGACGCCGCCGATTGCACCGGCCAGCCTGTCGCGCATTCCGGAAGAAGTGGCGGCTTATACGTCTGACCCGATGATCTGCCTCGAGGCGCCGCCGGCGCGGCTGGGGGCGACGGCGATTGCTGTGTCCGAAGCCGGCTGGCGGCGGTATGGCGACTGGACGGTGCCGGTGCTGGTGGTGCACGGCGCGAAGGATGCGGCGACGCCGGCGAAAGGCTCGCAGCGGTTCTTCGATCTAGTGAAGTCAGACGACAAGACGCTCGAGATTTTCCCGGAAGGTTATCACGAACTGCTCAACGATCTCGACCGCGACGCGGCGCTGGCGCTGATCCTCGGATGGCTCGAGGCGCGCCGGCCACGTTAA